One window from the genome of Pseudomonas frederiksbergensis encodes:
- a CDS encoding MarR family winged helix-turn-helix transcriptional regulator — protein sequence MLDLKNPTSQQMAMEAFFFGYQAFTAKADEMLERRGLSRVHQRIVFFIARYPSLSVKELLALLGVTKQALNMPLRQLMEMHLVNSVASETDKRKRLLALTDEGQRFEQALRREQVKLLERVFAEAGEAAVDGWLAVNQALGKSGD from the coding sequence ATGCTTGACCTTAAAAACCCGACATCCCAACAGATGGCCATGGAAGCGTTCTTCTTTGGTTACCAGGCGTTTACCGCCAAGGCGGATGAAATGCTCGAACGCCGTGGCTTGAGCCGAGTGCACCAGCGCATCGTTTTTTTTATTGCCCGCTACCCATCCTTGAGCGTGAAGGAGCTTCTGGCGTTGCTGGGTGTGACAAAACAAGCGCTGAACATGCCGTTGAGGCAATTGATGGAGATGCACCTGGTCAACAGCGTCGCATCCGAGACCGACAAGCGTAAGCGGCTGTTGGCATTGACCGACGAGGGCCAGCGATTTGAACAGGCACTGCGCCGTGAACAGGTGAAATTGCTGGAGCGGGTGTTTGCCGAGGCTGGGGAAGCGGCGGTGGATGGCTGGCTGGCGGTGAACCAGGCGCTCGGGAAATCTGGGGACTGA
- a CDS encoding PLP-dependent aminotransferase family protein: MAFSERVSRLKSSLIREILAAAQRPEVMSFAGGLPAEAMLPKVEWEAMPLSMGQYGMSEGEPALREALAAQARSLGLACEASQVLVVSGSQQTLDLAAKLHIDVGTEVMLEAPTYLAALQIFQLFGADCITVPLAADGPDLEQLRARLERHRPAFIYLIPTFQNPSAVRYSEAKRDAVAALLDEFGVTLVEDEPYRELTFDGGSATPIASRLKKASWIYTGTVSKTLLPGLRVGYLIASPDLFPHLLRLKQSADLHTNRIGQWQALQWIGTEQYRNHMHELRNFYRDRRDRFQAALHRHFADIADWNVPQGGLFFWLTLKQPLDTRTLLAKALAADVAFMPGEPFFPEPDKHPGHLRLNFSHIDPARLDEGLKRLAGVVREALAAKAA; encoded by the coding sequence ATGGCTTTTTCCGAACGTGTCTCGCGCCTCAAAAGTTCTTTGATTCGAGAAATCCTCGCCGCGGCGCAGCGCCCGGAAGTGATGTCGTTCGCCGGTGGCCTGCCGGCGGAGGCCATGCTGCCAAAGGTGGAGTGGGAGGCAATGCCGCTGTCCATGGGCCAATACGGCATGAGCGAAGGTGAGCCGGCCCTGCGCGAAGCACTGGCCGCACAGGCGCGATCGTTGGGCCTGGCCTGTGAGGCAAGCCAGGTGCTGGTGGTCAGCGGTTCCCAGCAAACCCTCGATCTGGCGGCCAAGTTGCACATCGATGTCGGCACCGAGGTCATGCTCGAAGCGCCGACTTATCTCGCGGCCCTGCAGATTTTCCAACTGTTCGGCGCTGACTGCATCACCGTGCCCCTTGCGGCGGACGGCCCGGACCTGGAGCAGTTGCGCGCCCGGTTGGAGCGCCATCGCCCGGCGTTCATCTACCTGATCCCAACGTTCCAGAACCCTTCGGCAGTTCGCTACAGCGAGGCCAAGCGCGACGCAGTGGCGGCGCTTTTGGATGAATTCGGCGTGACGCTGGTCGAAGACGAGCCCTACCGCGAACTGACCTTCGACGGCGGCAGCGCCACACCTATCGCCAGTCGCCTGAAGAAGGCCAGCTGGATCTACACCGGCACCGTGTCGAAAACCCTGTTGCCGGGCCTGCGGGTCGGGTATCTGATCGCCAGTCCGGACCTGTTCCCGCATCTGCTGCGGCTCAAGCAATCGGCGGACCTGCATACCAATCGCATCGGCCAATGGCAGGCGCTGCAATGGATCGGCACCGAGCAGTACCGCAACCATATGCATGAACTCAGGAATTTCTATCGGGATCGGCGCGATCGGTTCCAGGCTGCGCTACACAGGCATTTTGCCGACATTGCCGACTGGAACGTGCCGCAGGGCGGATTGTTTTTCTGGCTGACGCTCAAGCAACCGCTGGACACCCGGACCTTGCTCGCCAAGGCGCTGGCGGCGGACGTGGCGTTCATGCCGGGTGAGCCATTCTTTCCAGAGCCGGACAAGCATCCTGGGCATTTGCGCCTGAACTTCAGCCACATCGATCCGGCGCGGCTGGATGAAGGTTTGAAGCGCTTGGCGGGGGTGGTGCGGGAGGCTTTGGCCGCGAAGGCGGCTTGA
- a CDS encoding LexA family protein, which translates to MSFSILGPIAEGGLKLPLCSFRVPAGFPSPAADHIEAHISLDEVLNIRAPHVYLVSIAGESMQGAGIFEGDLAVVDRAMEPAHGHIVVALLNNEPVCKRLCIRGKEVILLSENPKYPPRYVLEGDELIIWGVITCSVRSHV; encoded by the coding sequence ATGAGCTTTTCAATTCTAGGCCCTATTGCCGAGGGTGGCTTGAAGCTGCCCTTGTGTTCGTTTCGAGTGCCTGCCGGGTTTCCATCCCCGGCGGCGGACCACATCGAAGCGCACATCTCATTGGACGAGGTTCTGAATATTCGCGCCCCGCATGTCTACCTGGTATCCATCGCCGGGGAGAGCATGCAGGGCGCTGGGATCTTTGAAGGGGACCTAGCCGTTGTGGATCGTGCGATGGAACCTGCACACGGCCACATCGTCGTGGCGCTGCTGAACAACGAACCCGTGTGCAAGCGCCTTTGCATTCGTGGGAAGGAGGTGATTCTCCTGTCGGAGAACCCAAAGTACCCACCGAGGTACGTGCTCGAGGGCGACGAGCTGATCATCTGGGGCGTCATCACCTGCAGCGTGCGCAGCCATGTCTAA
- a CDS encoding glutathione S-transferase N-terminal domain-containing protein — MIVKALRVGLGQLIIFIDFITRPGKKQRPAQAQAQVDQAARGLTLYQFHACPFCVKTRRALRRLNVPVALRDAKNNEQDRQTLLEQGGRIKVPCLRIEENGETTWMYESKVIIDYLDKRFSAV, encoded by the coding sequence GTGATCGTCAAAGCGCTTCGAGTTGGCCTGGGCCAGCTCATCATCTTCATCGACTTCATCACCCGCCCCGGCAAGAAACAGCGCCCGGCCCAAGCCCAGGCGCAAGTTGACCAGGCGGCTCGCGGGCTTACCCTGTATCAATTCCATGCCTGCCCGTTCTGCGTGAAGACTCGCCGTGCCCTGCGCCGCCTCAACGTGCCGGTGGCCTTGCGCGACGCCAAGAACAACGAGCAGGATCGCCAGACACTGCTGGAACAAGGTGGCCGGATCAAGGTGCCGTGCCTGCGTATCGAGGAAAATGGCGAAACCACCTGGATGTATGAGTCCAAGGTGATCATTGATTACCTGGATAAGCGATTTTCGGCGGTCTGA
- a CDS encoding calcium-binding protein, whose product MLENPPSPSPDDLAVVVTDIGDRANERTASTLDFGLADDVPADRERKRRRAQLAVVDELYGPLNIASLTVTRSALDALGATIDGQPLNGQNTFLRIPNRFFVNSLQFSADAIEAQIRSIVDPEDYRLTTLLFELACQRPLAAPPLLIQTADKPAPASLQGKLDKILSYAQKLNIPQALQHTTLAWANKAKSTTMSHTGLGLQAFGVYSGLRGLQDAIKNKDDYNVVFNSISLSAEMTSIAVEDAVVRQATRMFTAAQGAAKDFAQTQLALRLRRGAGLIASALTLPIDIVSAVDAFKAAAKSTGRQATDHYVSAALSITSAVMTVGIGVAALAGFSAAGPVGLVAGLALAVGSQIWGAVRQVEEIDEYIELTAYERLRTGWLAFWLLEPDQEIQNRYIIAKATTEHTKQLQAEAALLLKGPLKDTTEAIVNGAFHVELEEVTFNSTSWLTGEKYLEHHQRPKIVDGDDTVDARNGVNIDTPGATIGASAMHKNVHWNIGDGNDTILGVEKKQNTFRYGNGIKHLSGGEKDDVFMFEGTNALPNKLEDSVGPSSLDGGQGSDTLILAGRPEGHQLSKRGYRVDLAGDQVFIIKADNTEHLQTVLKSIENIEIHEGGTNIIKGTDAANIIRSQGHDSIEAGGGDDSIYLLGANNLEADGGPGNDSYVIAHKPGCITLKEDGLDSSIVLLNWRADLIEHWQVTGQDLTIASVFDSNDMDARHVVIRNVYRTVGNRRHLNNKKLIFLTKEGYQLAPDLPDVLEGNASYKASIVVTKQGTPRNPSILLDKGTSIVPRDKDSDYFFSRFVGETTVDIKQPSPYATTLHVDYSSAELTQIEAHYTIHLTKDGDLDTLRYGKCDLTLHFGNSRVHIANLASSDERYTARVADRRLYSKLRLQHVFILVMQDGKSYRLAPASPAPAVFLDRKITKAAPLAWTSDLPLPLPPTKHTYAFRLPRDKEPFVMGTQATCAQLTPPPVLTGVEVLIGEGSTYLVHLKPHMTLRLCTPGALATATPRLPVASTWELDATGLGHVTIKLHPQLLQIGSVLIHLPEYGAQDLIDQINIITANGVVHAVDILFESVDADAIDARYFRPPKTPSETLPVELSTLAATEIEVRNIAVRDGSAGTVTYDLEKRTWCLRTDRLRLLKASELKKVNLCEHHIVRFQNFIQRNLDETAVFSIDVLKTLRSVFVELSERVTPTEADDLEVATILLGAFSRTHLPTERYLGQDIDPLQLAIQLTLKFLKHSH is encoded by the coding sequence ATGCTTGAAAATCCCCCTAGTCCCTCGCCGGACGATCTTGCTGTGGTGGTTACCGATATTGGCGATCGCGCCAACGAACGGACCGCCAGCACCCTGGACTTTGGCCTGGCCGATGATGTGCCGGCTGATCGAGAACGGAAACGCAGGCGTGCCCAACTGGCCGTCGTGGACGAGTTATATGGCCCACTGAATATCGCTTCCTTGACCGTGACCCGCTCCGCCTTGGATGCGTTGGGCGCAACGATTGATGGACAGCCCCTGAACGGCCAGAACACCTTCTTGCGTATACCCAATCGATTCTTCGTCAACTCGCTGCAGTTCAGCGCGGACGCTATCGAAGCGCAGATAAGATCGATCGTCGATCCCGAAGATTACCGATTGACGACATTGCTGTTCGAACTGGCCTGCCAACGACCTCTCGCCGCCCCTCCCCTGCTGATTCAAACCGCCGATAAGCCTGCCCCGGCTAGCCTTCAAGGAAAACTGGATAAAATCCTGAGCTACGCCCAAAAGCTCAACATCCCCCAGGCCCTCCAACACACCACACTGGCCTGGGCCAACAAGGCCAAGAGCACAACCATGTCCCACACAGGCCTGGGGCTGCAGGCCTTTGGTGTCTACAGTGGTTTGCGAGGGCTGCAGGACGCTATCAAGAACAAGGACGACTACAACGTTGTCTTCAACAGCATCAGTCTCTCCGCGGAAATGACATCGATCGCAGTCGAAGACGCCGTCGTCAGGCAAGCCACGCGCATGTTCACGGCCGCTCAAGGCGCCGCAAAGGATTTCGCCCAGACACAATTGGCTTTGCGACTGCGCCGTGGCGCCGGGCTGATTGCCAGCGCACTGACGCTTCCGATCGACATTGTCAGCGCAGTTGACGCCTTCAAGGCGGCAGCTAAAAGCACCGGCAGGCAAGCGACGGACCATTACGTCAGCGCAGCCCTGAGCATCACCAGCGCGGTGATGACCGTGGGCATAGGCGTAGCAGCGTTGGCCGGCTTTTCCGCCGCCGGCCCAGTCGGCCTGGTGGCCGGCCTCGCCCTCGCGGTCGGGTCGCAGATCTGGGGGGCCGTCCGCCAAGTCGAAGAGATCGACGAGTACATCGAACTCACTGCCTATGAGCGCCTTCGCACCGGTTGGCTCGCGTTCTGGCTTCTGGAACCGGACCAGGAAATCCAGAACCGCTACATCATTGCCAAAGCCACCACCGAACACACTAAACAGCTCCAAGCCGAAGCGGCTCTCCTGTTGAAGGGACCACTGAAGGACACCACCGAAGCCATCGTGAACGGCGCGTTCCATGTAGAACTAGAAGAGGTGACTTTCAATTCAACCTCGTGGCTGACCGGTGAAAAATATCTCGAACACCATCAGCGACCGAAGATTGTAGACGGCGACGATACGGTCGATGCTCGTAATGGCGTCAATATCGATACGCCCGGGGCCACGATCGGCGCATCGGCCATGCATAAAAATGTCCACTGGAATATCGGCGACGGCAACGACACCATCCTGGGCGTCGAAAAAAAGCAGAACACCTTTCGCTACGGCAACGGCATCAAACACCTAAGCGGTGGTGAAAAAGACGATGTGTTCATGTTTGAAGGAACCAACGCGCTTCCCAACAAGCTGGAGGATAGTGTCGGACCCAGCTCGCTGGATGGCGGGCAAGGTAGCGACACACTCATCCTGGCGGGCCGGCCCGAAGGTCATCAGCTATCGAAACGGGGATACCGTGTCGATCTCGCTGGCGACCAGGTGTTCATTATCAAAGCCGACAACACAGAGCATCTCCAGACCGTACTGAAGAGTATCGAGAACATCGAGATCCACGAAGGTGGCACAAATATCATCAAGGGCACGGATGCCGCCAATATAATCAGGTCCCAGGGCCATGACAGCATCGAAGCGGGTGGCGGCGATGACAGCATTTATCTCCTGGGTGCAAATAACCTTGAGGCCGATGGCGGCCCCGGAAACGATTCATACGTCATTGCTCATAAACCCGGCTGCATAACCCTGAAGGAAGACGGACTGGATAGCAGCATTGTCCTGCTGAACTGGAGGGCAGACTTGATTGAACACTGGCAGGTCACGGGACAGGACCTGACCATTGCCTCGGTTTTCGATTCGAATGATATGGATGCTCGTCACGTCGTCATCAGGAATGTGTACAGAACAGTTGGGAATCGCCGGCACCTCAACAACAAAAAACTGATTTTCCTGACAAAAGAGGGTTACCAGCTCGCGCCAGACTTGCCTGACGTACTGGAAGGGAACGCTTCTTACAAGGCCAGCATTGTTGTAACCAAGCAAGGAACCCCCAGGAACCCTTCCATCTTGCTGGATAAAGGGACATCGATAGTTCCTCGCGACAAAGACAGCGATTACTTTTTTTCGCGCTTTGTCGGCGAAACCACAGTGGACATCAAACAACCTAGCCCCTACGCCACGACGCTCCATGTGGACTATTCAAGCGCCGAACTGACGCAAATCGAAGCCCACTACACTATCCATCTAACGAAGGACGGCGATCTCGACACCCTCCGGTATGGGAAGTGTGACCTGACGTTGCACTTCGGCAACAGTCGAGTACACATTGCGAACCTGGCAAGCTCCGATGAACGTTACACCGCCAGGGTGGCCGACCGGCGCTTGTATTCCAAGCTGAGGTTGCAACACGTTTTCATACTGGTCATGCAGGATGGAAAGTCCTATAGGCTTGCTCCCGCCTCTCCCGCCCCCGCGGTTTTCCTGGACCGCAAAATCACCAAAGCAGCCCCACTGGCCTGGACATCTGACCTGCCATTGCCACTCCCACCGACAAAGCACACCTACGCCTTCCGCCTTCCAAGGGACAAAGAGCCCTTCGTCATGGGTACCCAGGCGACATGCGCCCAGTTGACGCCGCCTCCTGTGTTGACGGGTGTTGAAGTCCTGATAGGTGAAGGCTCTACCTATCTGGTTCATTTGAAGCCACACATGACGCTACGCCTCTGCACGCCGGGCGCCCTGGCAACTGCGACGCCTCGACTGCCAGTGGCGTCCACTTGGGAACTCGACGCCACTGGCCTTGGCCACGTAACGATAAAGCTGCATCCCCAGTTGTTGCAGATCGGAAGCGTGCTCATTCATCTACCTGAATATGGCGCGCAAGACCTGATCGACCAGATAAACATCATCACTGCCAACGGCGTCGTCCATGCCGTCGACATCCTCTTTGAAAGTGTCGATGCAGACGCCATCGATGCCCGATATTTTCGCCCCCCGAAAACACCCAGCGAAACACTTCCAGTGGAACTGTCCACACTGGCCGCCACGGAAATAGAAGTACGCAATATTGCCGTCAGGGATGGTTCGGCAGGGACCGTCACCTACGATCTGGAAAAACGGACATGGTGCCTGCGTACGGATCGACTCCGCCTGCTGAAAGCGAGCGAACTCAAGAAGGTCAACCTGTGTGAACACCACATCGTTCGATTTCAAAATTTCATCCAGCGCAACCTCGACGAAACCGCCGTCTTTTCCATTGATGTATTGAAGACCCTGCGCAGCGTGTTCGTCGAGCTGTCAGAAAGGGTGACACCGACAGAAGCTGACGACCTTGAAGTTGCCACGATATTGCTCGGGGCTTTCAGCAGAACCCATTTACCCACCGAACGGTATCTCGGACAGGACATCGATCCTTTACAACTCGCCATTCAGCTCACTCTCAAATTCCTGAAACACAGCCACTAA
- a CDS encoding LysE family translocator: protein MNLETWLLFSGAALVVILIPGPLSLLMISNSLNYGLRRAYPAFLGGVIASICLLSASALGLGALLLASEQLFSALKIVGALYLFYLAWQSWQQSRQPSEGAEVPQAAAVPRFRALFGRAFVLGASNPKDILFFAAFLPQFLSAEQPFLPQLLIMIATWTVLDLGCKVMYGLSAHGAARYLRSGRGQSWFNRISAGLFGSAGAASLLSNH from the coding sequence ATGAATCTGGAAACCTGGTTGTTGTTCAGCGGCGCCGCCTTGGTGGTGATACTCATCCCAGGCCCGTTATCGTTGCTGATGATCAGCAACAGCCTGAACTACGGCCTGCGACGCGCCTATCCGGCGTTCCTGGGTGGAGTCATCGCCTCGATCTGCCTGTTGAGCGCCTCGGCTCTGGGGCTGGGGGCACTATTGCTGGCCTCCGAACAACTGTTCAGCGCGCTGAAGATTGTCGGCGCGCTGTACCTGTTCTACCTCGCCTGGCAGAGCTGGCAGCAATCGCGCCAGCCATCCGAGGGCGCCGAAGTGCCGCAGGCTGCCGCGGTTCCTCGTTTCCGTGCGCTGTTTGGCCGGGCATTCGTGTTGGGGGCGAGCAATCCGAAAGACATCCTGTTCTTTGCCGCATTCCTGCCGCAGTTCCTCAGCGCCGAACAGCCCTTCCTGCCACAGTTGCTGATCATGATCGCCACCTGGACGGTGCTCGATCTGGGTTGCAAAGTCATGTACGGGCTCAGCGCCCACGGAGCGGCACGCTACTTGCGCAGCGGCAGGGGGCAAAGCTGGTTCAACCGCATCAGCGCCGGGCTGTTTGGCAGCGCCGGCGCGGCCTCTCTCCTGTCCAACCATTAA
- a CDS encoding NCS2 family permease — protein MESRKPEAQTLDLSPPSRNGWLERIFKLSLHGTTVKTELIAGLTTFITMAYIIFVNPNIMADAGIDHGAAFVATCIAAALGCLLMGLYANWPVGLAPGMGLNAFFTYTVVGTMGYNWETALGAVFVSGVLFMVLTLSRVREWLLNSIPVSLRYAMGAGVGLFLGLIGLKTAGIIVDSPATLIKLGSLHEPGPLLAAVCFLMIAVLSYHRVFGAILISIIAVTLAGWGLGLVHYNGVMSAPPSLAPTWMAMDVAGVFNVSMISVVLAFLFVHMFDTAGTLMGVAQRAGLVKPDGKIENLSKALKADSASSVFGAMVGVPPVTSYVESAAGVAAGGRTGLTAVTVGVLFIAAMFFAPLAGMIPAYATAGALIYVAMLMMGGMAHIEWDEATDSIPAIVTAIMMPLTFSVADGIALGFITYVVLKAGTGKHKEISVSLWVLCAIFIAKFIFL, from the coding sequence GTGGAAAGCCGCAAACCCGAAGCCCAGACCTTGGATCTTTCACCGCCGTCACGCAATGGCTGGCTGGAGCGTATCTTCAAACTCAGCTTGCATGGCACCACGGTGAAGACCGAGTTGATTGCCGGCCTGACGACGTTCATCACCATGGCCTACATCATTTTCGTCAACCCCAACATCATGGCCGACGCAGGTATCGATCATGGCGCCGCGTTCGTCGCCACCTGCATCGCCGCAGCGCTGGGTTGCCTGTTGATGGGCCTCTATGCGAATTGGCCGGTGGGCCTGGCGCCGGGCATGGGTTTGAACGCCTTCTTCACCTATACCGTGGTCGGCACCATGGGCTACAACTGGGAAACCGCCCTGGGCGCCGTGTTTGTTTCCGGCGTGCTGTTCATGGTGCTGACCTTGTCGCGGGTGCGTGAATGGCTGCTCAACAGTATTCCGGTGAGCCTTCGCTACGCCATGGGCGCGGGGGTCGGGCTGTTTCTCGGGCTGATCGGCCTGAAGACTGCCGGCATCATCGTCGACAGCCCCGCCACGTTGATCAAGCTGGGCTCGCTCCATGAACCAGGACCGCTGCTGGCTGCCGTGTGTTTCCTGATGATCGCCGTGCTGAGCTACCACCGCGTATTTGGTGCGATCCTCATCAGCATCATTGCCGTGACGCTGGCCGGCTGGGGGCTGGGGCTGGTGCACTACAACGGCGTCATGTCCGCGCCGCCAAGCCTGGCACCGACCTGGATGGCCATGGATGTGGCCGGCGTGTTCAACGTCAGCATGATCAGCGTGGTGCTGGCGTTTCTGTTTGTGCACATGTTCGACACCGCCGGCACCTTGATGGGCGTCGCCCAGCGCGCCGGCCTGGTCAAACCCGACGGCAAGATCGAAAACCTGTCCAAGGCGCTGAAGGCCGACAGTGCTTCCAGCGTCTTCGGCGCCATGGTCGGCGTGCCGCCCGTGACCAGCTACGTGGAAAGCGCCGCCGGTGTCGCGGCCGGTGGCCGCACGGGGCTTACCGCCGTGACAGTCGGTGTGCTATTTATTGCCGCCATGTTCTTCGCACCGCTGGCCGGGATGATCCCGGCCTACGCCACCGCGGGCGCCTTGATCTATGTGGCCATGCTGATGATGGGCGGCATGGCCCACATAGAATGGGACGAAGCGACCGACAGCATTCCGGCGATCGTCACCGCAATCATGATGCCCTTGACCTTCTCGGTCGCCGATGGCATCGCCCTGGGCTTCATCACCTATGTCGTGCTCAAGGCCGGCACCGGTAAACACAAGGAAATTTCCGTCAGCCTGTGGGTGCTCTGCGCGATCTTCATCGCCAAGTTCATCTTCTTGTAA
- a CDS encoding tyrosine-type recombinase/integrase has product MPSELNSREVVAGTRKNYRTSLNLYWMPHLALLPVDSITSVLLRKIVASTEWKSPGVKRSATQRLTTVFSTAVKDGLINRNPVESIELPMKTKKPIDPFTVAEANAIIEHLYKTLTHSMRIYAAYFEFAFYTGMRPSGIAALRWGEVDKDKRLAKVCRIVADYKMEERTKTRNERQVMLNSRALHAIQVAEQIAEQRAKQSRRKQPKSPYVFPPTKNFEFIQQSSVTDKHFQAALTELEIRARRQYNCRHTYATMCLMAGMNPAFIATQLGHSVQMLLSTYARWINSSSDWGELGKLENSLIGTKLVQTEQVPS; this is encoded by the coding sequence GTGCCCAGCGAGTTAAACAGTCGGGAGGTCGTAGCAGGCACACGCAAGAACTACCGGACATCCCTCAATCTGTACTGGATGCCTCACTTAGCCCTGCTACCTGTCGATAGCATCACCTCGGTGCTGCTGCGCAAAATCGTAGCCAGCACTGAATGGAAATCGCCGGGCGTTAAGCGCTCGGCAACCCAGCGACTCACTACAGTGTTCAGTACCGCCGTTAAAGATGGGCTGATCAATCGAAACCCGGTCGAGTCCATCGAGCTTCCCATGAAAACGAAAAAGCCCATCGACCCCTTCACGGTGGCGGAAGCCAACGCCATCATCGAACACCTCTATAAGACGCTGACCCATTCGATGCGGATCTACGCGGCTTACTTCGAATTCGCTTTCTATACCGGTATGCGCCCTAGCGGGATAGCTGCCCTTCGCTGGGGCGAGGTAGACAAAGACAAGCGCCTAGCCAAAGTGTGTCGGATCGTCGCGGACTATAAGATGGAGGAGCGCACCAAAACCCGCAATGAACGGCAAGTCATGCTCAACAGCCGTGCCCTGCACGCCATTCAGGTGGCGGAGCAAATCGCCGAGCAGCGTGCGAAACAGAGCCGCAGGAAGCAGCCCAAATCGCCCTATGTGTTCCCACCCACAAAAAATTTCGAGTTCATCCAGCAATCCAGCGTCACCGACAAACACTTCCAGGCGGCGCTGACCGAATTGGAGATTCGCGCCCGCCGGCAATACAACTGCCGACACACATACGCTACCATGTGCCTCATGGCGGGTATGAACCCTGCGTTTATTGCCACTCAGCTGGGTCACAGCGTTCAGATGTTGCTCTCGACCTATGCCCGATGGATCAACTCCAGCTCCGACTGGGGCGAACTCGGGAAACTCGAAAACAGCTTGATTGGTACAAAATTGGTACAGACAGAACAAGTACCCTCCTGA
- the folE gene encoding GTP cyclohydrolase I FolE, translating into MTLEQNYTAILGQLGEDVSREGLLDTPKRAAKAMQYLCRGYEQTLEEVTNGALFSSDNSEMVLVKDIELYSLCEHHLLPFIGKAHVAYIPSGKVLGLSKVARIVDMYARRLQIQENLSRQIADAVQQVTGALGVAVVIEAKHMCMMMRGVEKQNSSMITSVMLGEFRENAATRMEFLSLIK; encoded by the coding sequence GTGACACTGGAACAGAATTACACCGCGATTCTCGGCCAACTGGGCGAGGACGTTTCCCGCGAGGGCCTGCTCGACACGCCCAAGCGCGCTGCCAAGGCCATGCAGTACCTTTGCCGCGGTTATGAACAGACCCTGGAAGAAGTCACCAACGGTGCCTTGTTCAGCTCCGATAACAGCGAGATGGTGCTGGTCAAGGACATCGAGTTGTACTCGCTGTGCGAGCACCATTTGCTGCCTTTCATCGGCAAGGCCCATGTGGCCTACATCCCGAGCGGCAAGGTATTGGGCCTGTCGAAGGTTGCGCGCATCGTCGACATGTACGCCCGTCGCCTGCAGATCCAGGAAAACCTCAGCCGCCAGATCGCCGATGCGGTCCAGCAGGTGACCGGTGCCCTGGGCGTGGCGGTGGTGATCGAGGCCAAGCACATGTGCATGATGATGCGCGGTGTGGAAAAGCAGAATTCCTCGATGATCACTTCGGTGATGCTCGGTGAGTTCCGCGAAAATGCGGCGACCCGCATGGAATTCCTCAGCCTCATCAAGTAA